In the genome of Tenrec ecaudatus isolate mTenEca1 chromosome Y, mTenEca1.hap1, whole genome shotgun sequence, the window cctcctcctcctcctgctcctcctcctcctgctcctcctcctgctcctcctcctcctcctcctccttctcctcctcctcctgctcctcctgctcctcctcctcctcctcctcctcctgctcctcctcctcctcctcctcctcctgctcctcctcctcctgctcctcctcctgctcctcctcctcctgctcctcctcctgctcctcctcctcctcctcctgctcctcctcctcctgctcctcctcctcctgctcctcctcctgctcctcctcctcctcctcctgctcctcctcctccctcctcctcctcctcctcctccctcctcctgctcctcctcctgctcctcctcctgctcctcctcctgctcctcctcctcctgctcctcctgctcctcctcctgctcctcctcctggtcCTGCTCCTGGTCCTGCTCCGCCTCCTCCTCccgttcctcctcctcctgctcctgctctcctcctcctgctcctcctcctgctgctcctgctcctcctcctcctcctgctcctgctcctcctcctcctgctcctcctcctcctcctgctcctcctcttcctcctgctcctcctcctcctcctgctcctcctcctcctgctcctgctcctcctcctgctcctgctcctcctcctcctgctcctgctcctcctcctcctcctgctcctcctcctcctcctcctgctcctcctgctcctgctcctcctcctgctcctgctcctcctcctcctcctgctcctcctcctgctcctcctcctcctcctgctcctcctgctcctcctgctcctcctcctcctcctgctcctcctgctcctgctcctcctcctcctcctgctcctcctcctgctcctgctcctcctgctcctcctgctcctcctcctgctcctgctcctcctgctcctcctcctgctcctcctcctcctgctcctcctgctcctcctgctcctgctcctcctcctcctcctcctcctgctcctcctgctcctcctgctcctcctgctcctgctcctcctcctgctcctcctcctcctcctcctgctcctcctgctcctcctgctcctcctcctcctcctgctcctcctcctcctcctgctcctcctgctcctcctcctcctcctcctcctcctcctgctcctcctcctcctgctcctcctcctcctcctgctcctcctcctcctgctcctcctgctcctcctgctcctcctcctcctcctcctgctcctcctcctcctgctcctcctcctgctcctcctcctcctcctcctcctcctgctcctcctcctcctgctcctcctcctcctcctcctcctgctcctcctcctcctcctcctcctcctcctgctcctcctcctcctgctcctcctcctgctcctcctcctcctcctcctcctccttctcctcctcctcctcctcctgctcctcctcctcctcctcctcctcctgctcctgctcctcctgctcctcctcctcctgctcctcctcctgctcctcctcctcctccttctcctcctcctcctgctcctcctgctcctcctcctcctcctcctcctgctcctcctcctcctcctcctcctcctcctcctcctcctgctcctcctactcctgctcctcctcctgctcctcctcctcctcctccttctcctcctcctcctgctcctcctgctcctcctcctcctcctcctgctcctcctcctcctcctgctcctcctcctcctgctcctcctcctgctcctcctcctcctgctcctcctcctcctgctcctcctcctcctgctcctcctcctgctcctcctcctcctcctcctgctcctcctcctccctcctcctgctcctcctcctccctcctcctgctcctcctcctgctcctcctcctgctcctcctcctgctcctcctcctcctgctcctcctgctcctcctcctgctcctcctgctcctcctcctgctcctcctgctcctcctcctgctcctcctcctcctcctcctcctcctgctcctcctcctggtcctgctcctggtcctgctcctcctcctcctcccgttcctcctcctcctgctcctgctctcctcctcctgctcctcctcctgctgctcctgctcctcctcctcctcctgctcctgctcctcctcctcctcctgctcctcctcctcctcctgctcctcctcttcctcctgctcctcctcctcctcctgctcctcctcctcctgctcctgctcctcctcctgctcctcctcctcctgctcctgctcctcctcctcctcctgctcctcctcctcctcctcctgctcctcctgctcctgctcctcctcctgctcctgctcctcctcctcctcctgctcctcctcctgctcctcctcctcctcctgctcctcctgctcctcctcctcctcctgctcctcctgctcctgctcctcctcctcctcctgctcctgctcctcctgctcctcctgctcctcctcctgctcctcctcctgctcctcctcctcctgctcctcctgctcctcctgctcctgctcctcctcctcctcctcctcctgctcctcctgctcctcctgctcctcctgctcctgctcctcctcctgctcctcctcctcctcctcctgctcctgctcctcctgctcctcctcctcctcctcctgctcctgctcctcctcctcctcctgctcctcctcctcctcctcctgctcctcctcctcctcctgctcctcctgctcctcctcctcctgctcctcctcctgctcctgctcctcctcctcctgctcctcctcctcctcctgctcctgctcctcctcctgctcctcctcctcc includes:
- the LOC142435617 gene encoding uncharacterized protein LOC142435617, with amino-acid sequence APPPPPPAPPPPAPPPAPPPPPPPPAPPPPAPPPPPPPAPPPPPPPPPAPPPPAPPPAPPPPPPPPSPPPPPPAPPPPPPPPAPAPPAPPPPAPPPAPPPPPSPPPPAPPAPPPPPPPAPPPPPPPPPPPPAPPTPAPPPAPPPPPPSPPPPAPPAPPPPPPAPPPPPAPPPPAPPPAPPPPAPPPPPAPAPPPPPAPPPAPPPPPAPPAPPPPPAPPAPAPPPPPAPAPPAPPAPPPAPPPAPPPPAPPAPPAPAPPPPPPPAPPAPPAPPAPAPPPAPPPPPPAPAPPAPPPPPPAPAPPPPPAPPPPPPAPPPPPAPPAPPPPAPPPAPAPPPPAPPPPPAPHLRVDQSLLPWVSRGRFCAIVGLGRLSRQPRRQLSADWTVPPLRARRSGPSRMTHSLGAKRERLHF